A single region of the Pseudomonas granadensis genome encodes:
- a CDS encoding DUF1289 domain-containing protein has product MTSAERPVASPCVNICALDEADVCTGCQRTVEEITRWSRMNNDERRVVLGLCHERAKASGVVWMLPAKSS; this is encoded by the coding sequence ATGACTAGCGCTGAACGACCTGTTGCCTCGCCCTGCGTCAATATCTGTGCGCTGGATGAGGCTGATGTCTGTACCGGGTGCCAGCGTACCGTGGAAGAAATTACCCGCTGGAGCCGCATGAACAATGACGAGCGCCGGGTGGTACTGGGGTTGTGTCATGAGCGGGCGAAGGCCAGTGGGGTTGTGTGGATGTTGCCGGCGAAATCTTCGTGA
- a CDS encoding VUT family protein, giving the protein MIFLIAYISSVVLINFAFSTAPHLDIIWSAWGGLVFVLRDMVQTRFGHGAIVAMLAALVLSYVTSDPSIALASATAFAVSECIDWLVFSITKRPLRDRLWISSALSIPLDTFIFFGMIDLLTPPVIITALASKFAGVTAVWLIMAWRERKQAVAS; this is encoded by the coding sequence ATGATTTTCCTCATCGCCTACATCAGCAGCGTAGTGCTGATCAACTTCGCCTTCTCCACCGCGCCGCACCTGGACATCATCTGGTCGGCATGGGGCGGGCTGGTGTTCGTGCTGCGTGACATGGTGCAAACGCGCTTCGGTCACGGTGCAATCGTGGCGATGCTGGCGGCCCTGGTGCTGTCCTACGTCACCTCCGATCCCTCCATCGCCCTGGCAAGTGCCACGGCGTTCGCGGTCTCCGAGTGCATCGACTGGCTGGTGTTCAGCATCACCAAACGGCCGTTGCGCGACCGCCTGTGGATAAGTTCGGCGCTGAGCATTCCCCTCGATACCTTCATCTTTTTCGGCATGATCGATCTGCTGACCCCGCCGGTGATCATCACCGCCCTGGCCTCGAAATTCGCCGGCGTTACCGCCGTGTGGCTGATCATGGCCTGGCGCGAGCGCAAACAGGCTGTCGCCAGCTGA